Genomic window (Chryseobacterium sp. H1D6B):
ATTTAAAATTATTATTGATTAATATTATAAATTATAAATCAATAAGTAGTGATTTTTTTTAATTTTTAAAAAAAATATACCTTATTTTTAAAAACAGGATAGGAAGATTGTTTTTTTTCTAGGCTGCTTTTAAAAATTATCGTTTATAACTGCAGAAATTTTTGTTTAAGGAAGATTAAATATATTGAAGAATATTATTTTTAGTAGGAATAAATGGTATTCGGATTTCTCTTTTAGATGATGTGCAGGCATTTCATTGAACTTCATTTTACCTTTTAAAAATTTCGGATACATACTACAAAAGAATTTAAGTTTTCTGATAATTTTTCTGTGCAAATTTATTTTATCTGATTCATTTTTTGTTACGTAAAAACACGCAAATAACCATGAATGCTTATATTCAGCCGCAAGTGGATGAATCTTCAAATAATGGGGATAGAAGATTGATAAATAATGTCTGAGAAATAAAAAAAGCAAGTATTTGCCGGATAAACACATTTTGATATTAATTCCTGAGTATTATGCGTTGTAATTTCTATACAATTTTATTACATGATGCGTCCGGCTTATGTACTGACTTTTTGAAAATAGAGTGATTTTCTATAGATGTTTGTAAGAGCGAGGTATTTTCACCAATACTTATAGGGGAGTAGTATTGATTTTTTTAAGAAGAGCTTAAAGCTTTATTGTCTAATTTTATAATTGAATGAATTATTTAATAACAAAATATCAGTAAAGAAGAATTAAAAGAATACAATTTGTTTTATTTAAATAGGTTGTAATGACTGTAAAAATTAATCCATCACAGAATCTATGTGATGGATTAACGGTGTAGAGTGACTAAATTATATAATGCTTAATTTGAAACTTTGTAAATGAAGAAGGAAGCAACACTATTACCCAGTAAGCCGACATCTAAAAGAGAAGAACCCGTAAGCCCTAAAGAGATTTTATCTCCTGCCTGCAGTGTGTAAAGCGAATTAACCGTACTTTCAGAAATAGTTAAGCTCAGTAATATAAGGTTGGCACCGCTAAAGGTACGGCTGTCAATAACAGTGGCAACACCTGCTCTGTTCCTTACTATCCCGACACCAGGTGAGTTTGCTAATATAGAAGCTTGCAGCCCGGTACCGTATCTAAAAGTAAACCCAATTGCATAGACTCCGTTAGAAGGGATTGTATAAGTATTGTCTGTGTCTGAAAATAACGCTGCATTTCCTAGTGTTCTTTCAGCGGCAAGGAAATTAACTGCCCTAAAGCCTGTAGGAAACAAGCCTAAACTTAAAAGACTGATCCCTGTGGTCTTTTTTGCGGCATAAACACTTCCATCAGTATTAGCAGCTGCAGATGCCGCATCTATGATTACTTGCGGATCTACTTTAGCAACTTCAAAGGTTCCTTGGTTAAGTGCCATTATCTGGTAACCGGGCAATGCAGTTACTTGTGGCATTGTCCTGATCTTGGCATTGCCATTAACATCTAATGTTGCTGTTGGGCTTGATGTATTAATCCCAACTTGAGAAAATAGTGGAATAGCAGATACTGCTAAAATTAGCGTATAAATCTTAGTTTTCATGGGTGGTTTTTTTGTTAGTTTTAGTTTTTATATAGCAAAAATCATACCTTTTTTTATTAAGGATTTTTTATTGCTAAGTCAAAATTAATAAAAATTTTATAATTATATGTGCTTTATGTGTTAATTAACATTCGATAATTAACGTATTGGTTTTAATGTGTTAATTTAGAATTAAATAGTGATTAATATTATTGGTTATAAATCATTATTAAGTGATTTTTTTAACAGAAAAAGCTGCTATAAATATATAACAGCTTTGTATGAGAGTGGAAAATAATTAACTTTCAAGAAGAAATTCATTGTAATTTCCTAGAAAATCTACAGCAGCATTGATTGATTTTAACTCTGCCAAAGCATTTTTATGTAAAATAGGTTCCCATTTTCCTGCAACATTGATGTAGAAAAAATAATTTCCCAATCCAGTTTTTAAAGTTCTTGATTCAATTTTGCTTAAATTCATTTTACGCCACGCAAATACTGATAAGACTTGATGAAGTCCTCCAGCGTGATCTTCAGGAAGTGTAATTAATAATCCTGATTTTTCTCCTAAAACTTCAAGATTTTCATTTTGATAGGAATTCTGTTGTTTTGAGATCACAATAAACCGGGTATGATTCTGCTCAAAATCCTGAATATTCCTGTTGACCACATTTAATCCGTATAAATTAGCTGCAAATTGATTGGCAACAGCTGCGATTTTAAGGTCTTTATTTTCTGAAACATATTTAGCCGCCGCCGCAGTAGAAGAAAAGTCCTGTTTAGAAATTTCTTTATAATGAGAATCTAAAAAATGGAAGCTCTGTGCTAAGGCCTGCGGATGAGAATATATCCTTTCAATCTCATGAATGCTGTTTTCTGGATGGATCATCAGATGATGGGCGATCGGCATTACAGCTTCTGCTTCAATTTTTATCGATGGGGTTTTGTATAAATAATCCAGCGTCATAGAAACAGTTCCTTCAATAGAATTTTCTAAAGGAACTACAGCTTTATCTGCCTCACCATTTTCTACAGCCATAAAACAGTCTAAAATATTGGCCTGCGGCAAAAGTTCTTCGTTTCGGAAAAGCTGTGTGGCTGCAAGCTGTGTGAAACTGGCCTGCGGACCTAAGAATGCAATCTTCATAATAGTATATTTATTCGGGTTTCCAGTTTTCTTCAATCAGCTTGATGAGAAAGTCCGGACATTTAATAATTTTATTCGTTTTGGAGTCTAAAAAGAAAAGAGTGGTGGAAGCTTCCGTTATTTTAATATGCTCTTCATTGTAAATTTCATATTCAAATTCAATTCTTACTCCAGGTATTTTTTTTACAAACGTATGAATTTCTAATTTTTGGTCATACAAAGCAGGTCGCAAATACTTAATTTTATACTCCGAGACAGGCAGCCAAATACCCTGGTTCTCAATCTCATCATAAGACATTCCTATGGTTCGAAATAACTCCACTCTTCCGATTTCAAAATACTCGGCATAATTCCCGTAGTATACATATTTCATAGGGTCTGTTTCTCCGTAACGTACTCGTATTGAGTGTTTTGTGTGTATCATTTTAAGTCGTTAATTATACATACAAATATATTTTTAAATAATCAATACCCGCAATATTTTTTTTTAAAGATAAAAAATTAGACCTTTGTCTTCCTCCTAAAAAAAGGACTAACTAAGAATTAATCGGGGCATAAATATGGATGAAAATTTAATGATGATATGGCAGAAGTGCCTTCAGTTTATGCGTGACAATCTCAACGCAGCTGAAGATAATTCTGATTTAAAAAAACTCGAAAAATCTTTCGATTTGTTGTTTGATAAAGTACAGCCAATTTCATTGGTTGATAACAACCTGACACTGATGGTGCCGAGTGATTTTTACAAAGAATACATAGAAGATAATTACTTATCTCTACTTTCTGCTGCCCTGAAAAAGAATATTGGAAAAGGTGTAAAACTTTGGTATTCTGTAATGGAAAATAAGCCTAATGGCTTAGAAAAACCTGTTACAATGAATATGAAAGGAAAAAGTATTCCTACTCCAAAGATTCAGGAAACAATGCCCCAAGGATTTTCATCAAACATTGTAAATCCATTTGTAGTTCCTGGAATTAAAAAAATAAATATAGATTCTAATCTGAAATCAGATTTTTCATTTGACAATTACGTAGAAGGAGAAAGCAATAAATTCGCGGCTACTGTGGCAAGATCTATTGCGAAAAGACCTGGTGCTACGGCTTTCAACCCATTATTTTTATATGGAGGGTACGGAGTTGGAAAAACCCACTTAGGGCAGGCTGTTGGTTTAGAAGTTAAAAACCAGTTTCCTGATAAAGTAGTTCTTTATCTGTCTTCTGAGAAATTTATACAGCAGTTTATTTCGTCTGCAAAGGCTCATAAACAAACAGAATTTGCTAATTTTTACCAGATGGTGGATGTTCTGATTATTGATGATATTCAGTTCCTTTCCGGTAAATCAGCTACGCAGGACAGTTTCTTCCATATTTTTGATTATCTTCATCAAAATGGAAAACAGATTATCCTTACTTCTGATAAGGCGCCTGCAGACATCATGGATATTCAGGACAGGATTGTTTCCCGTTTCAAATGGGGGCTTTCTGCAGAAATTAAATCTCCTGACTATGATACCCGTAGAAAAATTATCGTTGACAAATTAAGCAGAGACGGAATTATCCTTACAGAAGATATGTTAGACTTCTTAGCTGCTGAGGCGAAAACTAACGTAAGAGAACTTATTGGAGTAATC
Coding sequences:
- the dnaA gene encoding chromosomal replication initiator protein DnaA, coding for MDENLMMIWQKCLQFMRDNLNAAEDNSDLKKLEKSFDLLFDKVQPISLVDNNLTLMVPSDFYKEYIEDNYLSLLSAALKKNIGKGVKLWYSVMENKPNGLEKPVTMNMKGKSIPTPKIQETMPQGFSSNIVNPFVVPGIKKINIDSNLKSDFSFDNYVEGESNKFAATVARSIAKRPGATAFNPLFLYGGYGVGKTHLGQAVGLEVKNQFPDKVVLYLSSEKFIQQFISSAKAHKQTEFANFYQMVDVLIIDDIQFLSGKSATQDSFFHIFDYLHQNGKQIILTSDKAPADIMDIQDRIVSRFKWGLSAEIKSPDYDTRRKIIVDKLSRDGIILTEDMLDFLAAEAKTNVRELIGVINSVIAYSTIYKSDLSLELLKDTINKIAANQKKIINIPYIQEIVCDYFGIKREQLLSKTRKREIALPRQLAMYFAKEFTNATFTKIGEEMGGKDHSTVMYACETIKDVSKIDKEVKKYVKELTERIKH
- a CDS encoding thioesterase family protein produces the protein MIHTKHSIRVRYGETDPMKYVYYGNYAEYFEIGRVELFRTIGMSYDEIENQGIWLPVSEYKIKYLRPALYDQKLEIHTFVKKIPGVRIEFEYEIYNEEHIKITEASTTLFFLDSKTNKIIKCPDFLIKLIEENWKPE
- the pheA gene encoding prephenate dehydratase, coding for MKIAFLGPQASFTQLAATQLFRNEELLPQANILDCFMAVENGEADKAVVPLENSIEGTVSMTLDYLYKTPSIKIEAEAVMPIAHHLMIHPENSIHEIERIYSHPQALAQSFHFLDSHYKEISKQDFSSTAAAAKYVSENKDLKIAAVANQFAANLYGLNVVNRNIQDFEQNHTRFIVISKQQNSYQNENLEVLGEKSGLLITLPEDHAGGLHQVLSVFAWRKMNLSKIESRTLKTGLGNYFFYINVAGKWEPILHKNALAELKSINAAVDFLGNYNEFLLES